A window of the Oryzias melastigma strain HK-1 linkage group LG11, ASM292280v2, whole genome shotgun sequence genome harbors these coding sequences:
- the LOC112137936 gene encoding lactose-binding lectin l-2-like: protein MLVLILVGLALMAVNPSDGQELKLLRGNCPPFWYCYGNRCYKYVATPMIWGDAELHCVSQDANLVSVQSHEEEAFVKMLIRNFDPAEADTWIGLSDAEKEGGWLWSDGSKITFQAWYTGEPNNNYGKEHCGCTNFGTTKQWNDYPCTNKYSFVCKSREKFL, encoded by the coding sequence ATGTTGGTCCTCATCTTGGTTGGTCTCGCTCTGATGGCTGTGAATCCTTCAGATGGACAGGAGTTGAAGCTTCTTCGTGGCAATTGTCCCCCGTTCTGGTACTGCTATGGGAACCGCTGCTACAAATACGTTGCTACACCAATGATCTGGGGAGATGCAGAACTTCACTGCGTGTCACAAGATGCCAACCTGGTGTCTGTCCAGAGTCATGAAGAGGAGGCTTTTGTTAAGATGCTGATCAGAAACTTTGACCCTGCTGAGGCAGATACCTGGATTGGACTCAGTGATGCTGAGAAGGAAGGAGGGTGGCTGTGGTCTGATGGGTCCAAAATTACCTTTCAGGCTTGGTACACAGGTGAGCCAAACAACAATTACGGCAAAGAACACTGTGGATGTACCAACTTCGGGACAACAAAGCAATGGAATGACTATCCCTgtacaaataaatacagttttgtttGTAAGTCTCGCGAAAAGTTTCTCTAA
- the LOC112137922 gene encoding galactose-specific lectin nattectin — protein MLVLILVGLALMAVNPSDGQELKLLRGDCPPFWYSYGNRCYKYIATPMTWGDAELHCVSQDANLVSVQSHEEDTFVHTLIRNFDPKEASTWIGLSDAQQEGGWLWSDGSKFTFQAWYTGEPSNYYGKEHCGGTNYGSTKKWNDYPCTNKYSFVCKSRETCL, from the coding sequence ATGTTGGTCCTCATCTTGGTTGGTCTCGCTCTGATGGCTGTGAATCCTTCAGATGGACAGGAGTTGAAGCTTCTTCGTGGCGATTGTCCCCCGTTCTGGTACAGCTATGGGAACCGCTGCTACAAATACATTGCTACACCAATGACCTGGGGAGATGCTGAACTTCACTGCGTGTCACAAGATGCCAACCTGGTGTCTGTCCAGAGTCATGAAGAGGACACTTTTGTCCACACTCTGATCAGAAACTTCGACCCTAAGGAGGCTTCAACCTGGATTGGACTCAGTGATGCTCAGCAGGAAGGAGGGTGGCTGTGGTCTGATGGGTCCAAATTTACCTTTCAGGCTTGGTACACAGGAGAGCCAAGCAACTATTACGGCAAAGAACACTGTGGAGGCACCAACTACGGGTCAACAAAGAAATGGAATGACTATCCCTgtacaaataaatacagttttgtttGTAAGTCTCGTGAAACGTGTCTCTAA
- the LOC112138176 gene encoding ladderlectin-like — translation MFLFSLVGFALIAVTPTDGLELISGFCPDFSFNFENRCYRYFATQRTWAEAERDCVAEGLNLVSIHSSEEQKYVKFLISNFDNNERSTWIGYTDAQQEGLWLWSDGTQDNFQNWNRGEPNNFNKPENCAVTNWGFFRRWNDIDCSEKFPFVCASRKA, via the coding sequence ATGTTTCTCTTTAGCTTGGTTGGTTTTGCACTGATCGCTGTGACTCCTACAGACGGACTGGAACTAATCAGTGGATTCTGTCCAGATTTCTCATTCAACTTTGAAAACCGCTGCTACAGATACTTTGCAACGCAAAGGACCTGGGCTGAAGCAGAACGCGACTGTGTGGCAGAAGGACTGAACCTGGTGTCCATCCACAGTTCGGAGGAGCAGAAATATGTCAAGTTTCTCATATCCAACTTTGATAACAACGAGAGATCCACATGGATCGGTTACACTGATGCTCAGCAGGAAGGACTGTGGCTGTGGTCCGACGGAACTCAAGACAATTTCCAGAACTGGAACAGAGGAGAGCCAAACAACTTCAACAAGCCGGAAAACTGCGCAGTCACCAACTGGGGGTTTTTCAGGAGATGGAATGACATAGACTGCTCGGAAAAATTCCCTTTTGTTTGTGCATCTCGAAAAGCTTGA